In Gemmatimonadota bacterium, the sequence CGCCGCAACCCCGGTGAAGCTGCCGCGGTGCGCCAGGATGGCGTGCACCACGTCCTCCGGGTAGCCGCGGCGCTGCAGCTCCTCCGCCGCCCGCAGCGGGTGCTCCGCCGGATGCTTTTCCCAATCCAGGTCGTGCAGCAGTCCGGCGAGCGCCCAGCGCTCCTCGTCCGCGCCGAAGCTGCGCGCGTAATACCGGACCGCGGCCTCCACCGCCTTCATGTGGTTGCGCAGCGCGGGGTTCTCCACCCAGGCTTCGAGCAGCTCAAGCGCCTCGCCTCGCGAGGGCATGCTCATCCGGCCGCCGGCACGGGCCGGTCCCGCTGCCGGTCCACCACGCACAGGAAGCCGAACGGCTCGTCCGGGTAGGGGTTCAGGAACTGGTGCGGCTCGCCCGGCGCCACGTAGACCACGTCCCCGAAGCCGACGTCGTGCGTCCCCTCCGCCATGCGCACCCGGCCGCAGCCACGCAGACAGACCGCCACGTGCACGTGCTCGTGCCGCTCGTGCGTGCTGTGGCCCCCGGGCTCGATCTCGAAATAGCGCAGCTCGAACCCCGCCCCCTCAGGCGCCGCCAGCAGCCGGCGCGTCACTCCCCGGAACAGTTCTGCCTCCGCCTTGTACGGCCGCGCCCGCACGCCGTCCCAACCCGCGCCGTCGTAGCGGATCACGCGGCTCTCGACGAGCGGCGCCCCCTCCGGCTCGAGCTCACACGACGACGTCGCCACACCTTCCTCGGGCGTGAGATCCGCAGCGGCCGGGTCCGACGCGGCGGCGCGCTCAGGTTGCATCGTCACGTTCTGCCTTCCTGGCGAGATGAAGCTGCACTGCCCTCGCAGCGCAGGAGCGGCGCGGCGCTAAGATGCGGGGCCGCCGGCGTGATGTAAACCCTGCGGATAGATAACGGTCTTCAGCCCGTCCCCCTTGCCGCGCGCCCGCTCCAGCGCGTCCGCCACGCCTTCCAGCCCGGCCCGGTGCGTCACGAGCTGGCGCACCTGCAGCGCGCCGCCGGCCAGCAGGCTGAGCGCCTCGCGCGTCTCGTCCGGGCCGCAGGAGTAGCTGTGGGTCAGCGTCACCTCGCGGAAATAGAGTCGGGACTGGTCGATCGCCAGCGCCCGGCCCGGCGGCAGCGGCGTGAAGCAGACGACGCGGCCACCAGGCGCTGCGGCCTCGAGCCCCGTCTGGATCGCCCGCTCCTCGCCGGGACAGACCAGCACCACGTCCGCGCCCCGGCCACTCGTGGCCTCGCGCACGGCAGCGGCTACATCCGCCGCGCCCGCGTCCAGCGCCGCGGCCGCGCCCAGTCGCAGGGCGAGCTCACGCCGCTCCGGCAGGAAGTCGCTGCCCAGCACCACTGCGGCGCGGTAGATCCCCGCAAGCTGGACCATCAGCAGGCCCATCGCGCCCAGGCCGATGACCAGCACCGCGTCGAGCGGCTGCACCCGACCCTGGCGCCGCAGGGCGCGGATGCAGGTGGCCAGCGGCTCGATGAAGATCGCCTCCTCGAGCTCCATGTCCGCCGGCAGCCGCAGCGTGTCCCTCTCCAGATTCGGCGCCGGCACGCGAGCGTACTCGGCAAAGCCGCCCGGATCCAGCGCCGTCGCCTTCCAGGTCGCGCAGTTCGACCACAGCCCGCGCCGGCACTCGGCACAGGTGAGACAAGGGGCATGATGGTGCACGAAGACCCGGTCGCCCGGCCGGACCACGCCCACCCCGGGCCCGGCCGCCACGACCACACCCGCAGGCTCGTGGCCCAGCACGACCGGCGCGCCGCTCGCCTTCTGCTCCACGTACCAGCCGAGTGCATCCGAGCCGCACACCCCGCAGGCGAGCACGCGTACCAGCGCCTCGCCCGGGCCCGGCTCGGGCACGCGCACCTCTTCCACCCGCACGTCGCCCCAGCCATAGAGCCGGGCGGCGCGCATCCGCTCTGGAAGGCTGCTGCTCACGATAGGGAAGAACCCCCGCCCGGGCCGCCAGGATCTT encodes:
- a CDS encoding cupin domain-containing protein, with amino-acid sequence MQPERAAASDPAAADLTPEEGVATSSCELEPEGAPLVESRVIRYDGAGWDGVRARPYKAEAELFRGVTRRLLAAPEGAGFELRYFEIEPGGHSTHERHEHVHVAVCLRGCGRVRMAEGTHDVGFGDVVYVAPGEPHQFLNPYPDEPFGFLCVVDRQRDRPVPAAG
- a CDS encoding alcohol dehydrogenase catalytic domain-containing protein gives rise to the protein MSSSLPERMRAARLYGWGDVRVEEVRVPEPGPGEALVRVLACGVCGSDALGWYVEQKASGAPVVLGHEPAGVVVAAGPGVGVVRPGDRVFVHHHAPCLTCAECRRGLWSNCATWKATALDPGGFAEYARVPAPNLERDTLRLPADMELEEAIFIEPLATCIRALRRQGRVQPLDAVLVIGLGAMGLLMVQLAGIYRAAVVLGSDFLPERRELALRLGAAAALDAGAADVAAAVREATSGRGADVVLVCPGEERAIQTGLEAAAPGGRVVCFTPLPPGRALAIDQSRLYFREVTLTHSYSCGPDETREALSLLAGGALQVRQLVTHRAGLEGVADALERARGKGDGLKTVIYPQGLHHAGGPAS